A portion of the Pedobacter cryoconitis genome contains these proteins:
- a CDS encoding ABC transporter permease has translation MLKNYMKLGFRNLIKHKASSFINISGLALAVGCCLMVFEYAYWAMHQDAFNSKIDHLFVVERVTDKNGKQQYHGDAPSPLGPALKNDFPQVKNVARLSYSSVIIKQKDNVFRDKITFVDDDFYKMFDYPVKWGDKQHFTDKDGIVLTSELSEKLFGHLNAVGNSLVITFNVDGRTIAENFIVKGVFSKYPANASFSFSALIPHSRMVSLGIDKAGDWREAANITFIEIADVKTLSSIRSQDKKYLKLYNAAHPDDQLTSFHYQALKTMNFHSYKVARNYFNTMEPIGLIMLVVIGVSILLMVYFNYINITIASASNRLKEISVRKVMGSSRKQIIFQFIIENMIICTIAVFLGLFLAEVFFFPWFSSIAGFELGPGFFLNFRTWIAALLLIFVSALSGALYPSFYISALDTVSMMKGNTKMGSNNRFRKALLGIQFFLTFISISTAIAFIQETKQIKHKPWGYQPESTVVVGLDNGSSYQTFKEELKRSKSIVAVTGSVQPVGNYVKEISIKNEGKTEQVKSISVLPGFINQLGMTVTEGRDFSEKQLTDQKNAVIVNRAFLKMMNWPTAIGKNILYNHHNYSVIGQVNDFHYESFEYEVAPMLLMSATPKEVKFVYIKSSSGLFSNVHEEIKSIWHNLYPNLPFDFYDQDQVFNGYFNGFSTISTVLAVTSLLMTVISISGVFGLALIILGKRMKEISVRKILGADIIHIIYLIYKEFLFALTTAIMVGIPLSFFLTDSMFNQLSTNSEFSFLPIGLAVIALISTTLISVSWHIFKANQANLSKYLKQE, from the coding sequence ATGCTCAAAAACTACATGAAGCTTGGCTTTCGTAACCTGATCAAACATAAGGCATCTTCATTTATCAATATTTCAGGGCTTGCATTAGCTGTAGGGTGTTGCTTAATGGTTTTCGAGTATGCTTACTGGGCTATGCACCAGGATGCTTTCAATTCCAAAATAGATCATCTGTTTGTTGTGGAAAGAGTAACTGACAAAAATGGGAAGCAGCAATATCATGGTGATGCTCCGTCTCCCCTGGGCCCTGCACTTAAAAATGACTTTCCTCAGGTTAAAAATGTAGCCCGTCTAAGTTATAGTAGCGTGATCATCAAGCAAAAGGATAATGTATTCAGGGACAAGATTACTTTTGTTGATGATGATTTTTATAAGATGTTTGACTATCCGGTAAAATGGGGCGACAAACAACATTTTACAGATAAAGATGGTATTGTCCTGACTTCAGAGTTATCGGAAAAGCTGTTTGGCCATCTTAATGCTGTTGGAAATTCATTGGTGATTACTTTTAATGTGGATGGCCGCACTATAGCTGAGAATTTTATAGTTAAAGGTGTTTTTAGTAAATATCCTGCTAATGCATCTTTCAGTTTTTCCGCGCTTATACCACATTCCAGAATGGTTTCTTTAGGAATAGACAAAGCCGGTGATTGGCGTGAGGCTGCAAATATCACTTTTATAGAAATTGCTGATGTAAAGACATTGTCATCCATCAGGTCTCAGGACAAAAAATATCTTAAGCTTTACAATGCGGCACATCCCGATGATCAGCTCACTTCTTTTCATTATCAGGCGCTAAAAACAATGAACTTTCATTCCTATAAGGTGGCCAGAAATTATTTTAATACCATGGAACCAATCGGCTTGATTATGCTCGTTGTAATTGGTGTTTCTATCTTATTAATGGTCTATTTTAATTATATAAATATCACTATAGCATCGGCCTCCAACCGCTTAAAAGAGATCAGTGTCAGAAAGGTGATGGGCAGCAGCAGAAAACAAATCATTTTTCAATTTATCATTGAAAACATGATAATTTGTACAATTGCGGTATTTCTTGGCCTATTTTTGGCTGAAGTCTTCTTTTTTCCATGGTTCAGTTCAATTGCAGGATTTGAGCTTGGTCCTGGATTTTTCTTAAACTTCCGCACCTGGATAGCAGCGTTGCTTCTGATCTTTGTTTCCGCTTTAAGTGGAGCCTTGTATCCATCATTTTACATATCTGCATTGGATACGGTAAGTATGATGAAGGGAAACACTAAAATGGGCAGTAATAACCGTTTCAGGAAGGCGCTGCTCGGTATTCAATTCTTCCTCACTTTTATCTCCATCTCTACCGCTATTGCATTTATACAGGAGACCAAACAGATCAAGCATAAGCCCTGGGGTTATCAGCCTGAAAGCACTGTTGTAGTCGGCCTGGATAATGGGTCTTCTTACCAAACTTTTAAAGAAGAACTGAAACGGAGTAAAAGTATAGTAGCAGTTACAGGATCCGTTCAGCCCGTTGGTAATTATGTTAAAGAGATTTCGATTAAAAATGAAGGAAAAACTGAACAGGTTAAAAGCATCAGTGTATTACCAGGATTTATAAATCAGTTAGGAATGACAGTTACTGAAGGTAGAGATTTCAGCGAAAAACAGTTGACTGATCAAAAAAATGCCGTAATTGTAAATCGGGCCTTTTTAAAAATGATGAACTGGCCTACAGCTATTGGAAAAAATATTCTCTATAACCATCATAATTACTCAGTGATTGGGCAGGTAAATGATTTTCATTATGAAAGTTTTGAGTATGAGGTTGCACCTATGTTATTAATGAGCGCCACTCCTAAGGAAGTGAAGTTCGTTTATATAAAAAGTTCATCCGGTCTATTTTCAAATGTGCATGAAGAAATCAAAAGCATCTGGCACAATTTATACCCCAACCTTCCATTCGATTTTTATGACCAGGATCAGGTGTTCAATGGTTACTTCAATGGCTTTTCAACAATTTCAACTGTATTAGCTGTTACTTCTCTGCTGATGACGGTGATATCAATCTCGGGAGTTTTCGGCCTGGCGCTTATTATTTTAGGGAAAAGGATGAAAGAAATTAGTGTCCGTAAAATTTTAGGTGCCGATATCATTCATATTATTTACCTGATATATAAAGAGTTTTTATTTGCTTTGACCACGGCAATTATGGTAGGGATACCACTTTCTTTTTTCCTGACAGACAGCATGTTCAATCAACTATCCACCAACTCTGAATTTTCTTTTTTACCTATTGGATTAGCGGTCATCGCTTTAATTTCCACGACTTTAATCAGTGTGTCATGGCATATATTCAAGGCTAATCAAGCTAATCTGTCCAAATATTTAAAGCAGGAATAA
- a CDS encoding WG repeat-containing protein — MKKSLNTIVLLSLFCQMASCQSSNWKLKYDYISDYEQDGLISVGKKIGEVKNKEFRYGFVSPEGIEKIPLKYEQGANFFEERAAAVINDKHGFIDTKGQIIVPIVYDYVGKFKNGMADVKLKGKSGFVNKSGVVVIPIKYDHVADFDENGIAKVGTIINVIGNQNINKYGLINKKGDEVAPIKFDDIGIFYTNKLPAIAVIKNNNKCGLINTKGEVLIPLKYDGIEIYDYLQSQNLIIVKLDNKYGLTNTHGLEITPVKYGYIKDIDEGKIEVYEKGETFYINKDGKKVL; from the coding sequence ATGAAAAAATCATTAAATACCATTGTCTTACTTTCATTGTTTTGCCAAATGGCTTCATGTCAATCGTCCAATTGGAAATTAAAATATGATTACATCAGCGACTACGAGCAAGATGGGCTGATTTCAGTAGGAAAAAAAATTGGAGAGGTTAAAAATAAAGAATTCAGATATGGTTTTGTGTCTCCTGAAGGAATAGAAAAAATTCCTTTAAAATATGAACAAGGCGCCAATTTCTTTGAGGAAAGAGCAGCTGCGGTTATCAATGATAAACATGGATTTATTGATACAAAAGGACAAATTATTGTCCCTATTGTATATGATTATGTTGGAAAATTTAAAAACGGAATGGCCGACGTCAAATTAAAAGGTAAGTCTGGCTTTGTCAATAAATCCGGAGTTGTAGTAATTCCAATTAAATATGATCATGTAGCTGATTTTGATGAAAATGGGATTGCAAAAGTCGGAACTATAATTAATGTTATTGGCAATCAAAATATTAATAAGTACGGCTTGATTAACAAAAAAGGAGATGAAGTCGCTCCGATAAAGTTCGATGATATCGGAATATTCTATACTAATAAATTGCCCGCTATTGCAGTGATAAAAAACAATAATAAATGTGGTTTAATCAATACAAAAGGAGAAGTGTTGATTCCATTAAAATATGATGGAATTGAAATATACGACTACCTGCAATCACAAAACTTAATTATTGTAAAACTTGATAACAAATATGGCCTGACCAATACTCATGGGCTGGAAATTACTCCTGTAAAATATGGTTACATTAAGGATATTGATGAAGGTAAGATTGAAGTTTACGAAAAAGGAGAAACATTCTATATCAATAAAGATGGTAAAAAAGTCTTATAG
- a CDS encoding winged helix-turn-helix transcriptional regulator — MANEIFICHNCPMTRTMATIGTKWKPIIIYTIGLKQQRFGLIHAKMGLISKKILTEQLKELEEDGIVKREAFREMPPRVEYTLTDKGLELLPILNLLTEWNSRHHQADFK; from the coding sequence ATGGCTAACGAAATTTTTATCTGTCACAATTGTCCGATGACCAGGACAATGGCAACAATTGGTACCAAGTGGAAGCCGATCATCATTTATACTATTGGCTTAAAACAGCAAAGATTTGGTCTTATCCACGCTAAAATGGGCCTGATTAGCAAGAAGATCCTGACAGAACAATTAAAAGAACTAGAGGAAGACGGTATCGTAAAAAGAGAGGCTTTCAGAGAAATGCCTCCCAGGGTAGAGTATACGCTGACTGATAAAGGACTAGAGCTATTACCAATACTAAATCTGCTGACAGAATGGAACTCAAGACATCATCAAGCTGATTTCAAATAA
- a CDS encoding MBL fold metallo-hydrolase, whose translation MKKYNLSLLIILLASLISGGVNAQQKSNQAGYYHLSLGDFEIIALSDGTVPVDAKGLLNNDSKIPALLKKEFLTDTVETSINTYLIRAGKRLILVDAGSGNLFGPHIGGALVKSFQKAGFKPEDVTDILITHIHLDHTGGLTIAGKMIFPNAVVHINQKEVDFWKRREKVNDLDTRAITSNMQPYLSFKTYLDAGRVKTFKSDTTLFPGLSTHEYAGHTPGHTVYALDSKGKKLVFWGDLIHVAAIQFSDLGIPNEYDVDKVKAIAQRKKAYAQAADGGYFVAADHISFPGIGHVRRDDGGYVWIPVNYNLEK comes from the coding sequence ATGAAAAAATACAATTTATCATTACTGATCATCCTATTGGCCAGCCTCATTTCAGGTGGTGTTAATGCACAGCAAAAAAGTAATCAGGCTGGTTATTATCATTTGTCTCTTGGAGATTTTGAGATCATAGCACTATCCGATGGTACTGTTCCTGTAGATGCAAAGGGACTGCTAAACAACGACAGTAAAATTCCGGCACTTTTAAAAAAGGAATTCCTAACTGATACCGTAGAAACTTCTATAAATACCTATTTAATCAGGGCAGGAAAAAGATTGATTCTTGTAGATGCAGGATCAGGAAATCTATTTGGTCCGCACATTGGCGGGGCACTTGTTAAAAGCTTCCAAAAAGCTGGTTTCAAACCGGAAGACGTGACAGATATACTCATTACCCATATCCATCTGGACCATACAGGGGGACTAACTATTGCTGGAAAGATGATTTTCCCCAATGCGGTTGTTCATATCAATCAAAAAGAGGTCGATTTTTGGAAAAGACGCGAAAAAGTAAATGATTTAGATACCAGAGCGATAACCAGCAATATGCAGCCCTATTTAAGCTTTAAAACTTATCTGGATGCAGGGCGAGTGAAAACGTTTAAAAGTGATACAACTTTGTTTCCTGGGCTAAGCACACATGAATATGCTGGTCATACTCCAGGACATACTGTATATGCGCTGGATAGCAAAGGAAAAAAACTGGTATTCTGGGGAGATCTGATCCATGTGGCTGCCATACAGTTTTCTGATTTAGGAATTCCAAATGAATATGATGTTGACAAGGTGAAGGCTATTGCTCAGCGTAAAAAAGCATATGCTCAGGCGGCCGATGGAGGATATTTTGTTGCTGCCGACCATATCTCTTTCCCGGGAATCGGTCATGTGAGACGTGATGATGGTGGTTATGTATGGATACCTGTCAACTATAACTTAGAGAAATAA
- a CDS encoding M20/M25/M40 family metallo-hydrolase: MRLPDPNIPKEFITVGGHIDSWDLSEGASDDGAGFVQTLEVLRLLKERKNRPERTFRAILYMNEEAGAHGALEYARKAVLAEEKHIAVFESDAGGFTPRGFRIDGDQEAIARIRSWKGLFTPYKVDDIQSDQRGIDLIPMKGISKVLISLTCDDQRFFDIHHSALDNFDKINIREVELGAASMAALVSLISKYGL, encoded by the coding sequence GTGAGATTACCGGATCCAAATATCCCTAAAGAATTCATTACCGTAGGCGGACATATCGATTCATGGGATTTGAGTGAGGGTGCCAGCGACGATGGGGCGGGCTTTGTACAGACCCTCGAAGTGCTGCGTTTACTCAAAGAACGTAAAAATAGACCTGAAAGAACTTTTAGAGCTATACTTTATATGAATGAAGAGGCAGGAGCGCATGGTGCACTGGAATATGCCCGGAAAGCAGTGTTAGCAGAAGAAAAACATATTGCCGTTTTTGAATCAGATGCTGGAGGATTTACCCCGCGTGGATTTCGTATAGACGGTGATCAGGAAGCTATTGCGAGAATCAGGAGCTGGAAGGGGCTTTTTACCCCGTATAAAGTGGATGATATCCAGTCGGATCAACGGGGTATCGACCTGATTCCTATGAAAGGTATCTCTAAGGTACTTATCAGTCTTACTTGCGATGATCAGCGCTTTTTTGATATCCATCACAGCGCGCTTGATAATTTTGATAAAATAAATATCAGGGAAGTTGAACTAGGCGCCGCATCGATGGCAGCTTTGGTGTCTCTGATTAGTAAATATGGACTATAA
- a CDS encoding RidA family protein, which translates to MKNFKLGIILLILVLGGSSVFAQTPVKPVRPFSNYRIAGGLVFVSGQIGVSELIACKSSFTDEVHACIKKVSSVLNETGLSLQNTVSITVYLKNIEQFNEFNEVYLKYFKAPFPTRTCVIVKDLVQNSNIEISAVASMN; encoded by the coding sequence ATGAAAAACTTCAAATTAGGTATAATACTGCTGATCTTGGTTTTAGGTGGCAGTTCTGTTTTTGCACAAACTCCGGTTAAACCTGTACGGCCCTTTAGTAATTACCGGATCGCCGGTGGGTTGGTGTTTGTTTCCGGACAGATTGGCGTCAGTGAATTGATAGCATGCAAGAGTTCTTTTACTGATGAAGTTCATGCCTGTATCAAAAAGGTTTCTTCCGTATTGAATGAAACAGGCCTTTCTTTACAAAATACGGTAAGTATCACGGTGTATCTAAAGAATATAGAGCAGTTTAATGAGTTCAATGAGGTATATCTAAAATATTTTAAAGCTCCTTTCCCTACACGTACATGCGTTATTGTAAAAGATCTGGTGCAAAATTCGAATATTGAAATAAGCGCCGTGGCTAGTATGAACTAA
- the aepY gene encoding phosphonopyruvate decarboxylase has product MINSKSLVNYLDSIGITFYAGVPDSVMEPFCTYLDKHKLDKSHIIASNEGSAIGLAVGNYLSTGNLPVVYMQNSGFGNAFNPLTSITNRSAYSIPILLFIGWRGSPGESDEPQHELMGDIIIDLLNLLDIKYEILSNNLTEGVQQIQKLYDLASSNLCPVSLLIRKGTFEKDTNNSFDSIYEISRESAIGVLMKGLPDYFFVSTTGKCSREVFEFRVSNNQTHNKNFYCVGAMGHASAIAMGIAMNNPSRKVCVLDGDGAVLMQMGVLTTLGCGQLQNLLHVVLNNGAHESVGGQRTLGFSVDLAAIAKGCGYKNVYTVTVFQDLIALIPLIRGINESCFIEIRIDNFSREDLIRPTKTLIQLKKELMGSLLDSNL; this is encoded by the coding sequence ATGATCAACTCAAAATCGCTTGTTAATTATTTAGATTCTATTGGTATAACTTTTTATGCGGGGGTTCCTGATTCAGTTATGGAGCCATTTTGTACATATCTGGATAAACATAAACTAGATAAATCACACATTATTGCTTCCAATGAGGGTAGTGCTATCGGGTTAGCAGTAGGAAATTATTTATCAACGGGTAATCTACCTGTAGTGTATATGCAAAATTCCGGATTTGGGAATGCATTTAACCCGCTCACCTCAATTACCAATAGAAGCGCTTATAGTATCCCAATTTTACTATTTATTGGGTGGCGTGGAAGCCCAGGTGAATCAGATGAGCCACAACATGAGCTTATGGGAGATATAATTATAGATCTCCTCAATTTGCTTGATATTAAATATGAAATTCTATCAAATAATTTAACCGAGGGTGTTCAGCAGATTCAAAAGTTATATGACTTGGCATCCTCTAATTTATGTCCGGTTTCGCTATTAATACGAAAGGGGACTTTTGAAAAAGATACAAATAACAGTTTTGATTCCATATACGAGATTTCCAGGGAATCTGCCATTGGTGTTTTAATGAAAGGTCTGCCAGATTATTTTTTTGTTTCTACAACAGGGAAGTGCTCTAGAGAAGTTTTTGAATTTCGGGTGTCTAATAATCAGACACATAACAAAAATTTCTATTGTGTAGGGGCCATGGGACATGCCTCCGCAATTGCCATGGGAATAGCAATGAATAATCCCAGCAGAAAAGTATGTGTTTTAGATGGTGATGGAGCAGTTTTGATGCAAATGGGAGTATTAACCACATTGGGGTGTGGACAATTACAAAACTTATTACATGTAGTTTTAAATAATGGCGCTCACGAATCAGTTGGTGGCCAAAGAACTTTAGGATTTAGTGTGGATCTAGCAGCTATTGCAAAAGGTTGTGGTTATAAAAATGTATATACTGTAACTGTTTTTCAGGATTTAATTGCCCTTATTCCACTTATAAGAGGTATAAATGAATCTTGTTTTATAGAAATTAGGATAGATAATTTTTCCAGGGAAGACCTGATCAGGCCAACTAAGACACTTATACAATTGAAAAAAGAACTTATGGGAAGTTTATTAGATAGTAATCTATAA
- the aepX gene encoding phosphoenolpyruvate mutase, whose protein sequence is MNLLFDQIKLGKKRRLLEAHSAISAMIVENSSIYDKNGEKKEFDGVWVSSLTLSLSKGLPDIELVDITSKLNLIQEIRRISNKPIIVDCDTGSLKEQFGFIVNALERGGVSAIVIEDKFGYKQNSLIEENENQKQESVENFCDKIRIGVRAMQHDTIGIVARIESFILGKGLDDALFRAKAYINAGASGILIHSKDKSADKVIEFAKVFKVDFPNIPLFCVPSKFNSIADEELFSSGFDVVIHANHLLRAAYPAMLNTAKSILQFDRSYEAGTDIMEINDILSLIPDPNVMPI, encoded by the coding sequence ATGAATCTATTATTTGATCAGATTAAATTAGGAAAGAAAAGACGGCTACTTGAGGCCCATTCTGCTATTTCAGCAATGATTGTTGAAAATTCTTCAATCTATGATAAGAATGGCGAGAAAAAGGAATTTGATGGCGTATGGGTTAGCAGCTTAACGCTTTCACTAAGTAAAGGGCTACCGGATATTGAGTTGGTTGATATAACTAGTAAACTTAATCTCATTCAAGAAATAAGACGTATTTCTAATAAGCCTATAATTGTTGACTGTGATACTGGTTCGCTCAAGGAGCAATTTGGTTTTATAGTTAATGCCTTAGAAAGAGGTGGAGTTTCTGCAATTGTAATTGAAGATAAATTTGGTTATAAACAAAATTCTTTAATCGAAGAAAATGAGAATCAAAAGCAAGAGTCTGTTGAAAATTTTTGTGATAAAATCAGAATAGGAGTTAGAGCAATGCAACATGATACGATAGGAATCGTCGCCAGAATAGAAAGTTTTATTTTAGGGAAGGGACTTGATGACGCACTCTTTAGGGCAAAAGCCTATATCAATGCTGGTGCATCTGGAATTTTGATCCATAGCAAAGATAAATCAGCGGATAAGGTGATTGAATTTGCAAAAGTATTTAAAGTTGATTTCCCTAATATTCCTCTTTTTTGTGTTCCTTCTAAATTTAACTCTATAGCTGATGAGGAGCTTTTTAGTTCGGGTTTTGATGTTGTAATCCATGCAAATCATTTATTAAGAGCTGCATATCCAGCGATGTTAAATACCGCTAAAAGTATTCTGCAATTTGACAGATCATATGAAGCGGGTACTGATATTATGGAGATCAATGATATATTAAGCCTTATTCCTGACCCTAATGTGATGCCGATATAA